In Brockia lithotrophica, one DNA window encodes the following:
- a CDS encoding Leader peptidase (Prepilin peptidase), whose product MVVASWGVVFLFLVGLGLALGSFFTASARRILEGTSLLSSRSRCPVCGHPLSARDLVPLASYVLQGGRCRYCGVRISPLYPFGESLTLLLILWLAWHELARVADAHGVTPVAYLAKFSPEDFLRLWPSWWAEALGGILLAGVVTAVTLTDIWEMRIPFRLSGYALLATYAYRAAADPSSFPAALLGSLAFSLAFFLVYLVSRGGLGFGDVVFAAVLGGFFGPGGILPVILLASLMGLLYALPLLAMGKRTRKDPIPFGPFLAAAAWVWFLYGGALGEWYGRLFVGR is encoded by the coding sequence GTGGTCGTCGCGTCGTGGGGAGTTGTTTTTCTCTTTCTCGTCGGGTTGGGGCTCGCGTTGGGGTCGTTTTTCACCGCGTCTGCGCGGCGGATCTTGGAAGGTACCAGCCTCCTCTCTTCCCGATCCCGCTGTCCCGTGTGCGGGCACCCCCTCTCCGCCCGCGACCTCGTCCCCCTCGCGAGTTACGTCCTGCAAGGCGGGCGGTGCCGCTACTGCGGCGTCCGCATTTCCCCGCTTTACCCTTTCGGAGAGTCCCTCACCCTCCTTCTCATCCTCTGGCTCGCCTGGCACGAACTCGCTCGGGTTGCCGATGCGCACGGCGTGACCCCGGTCGCATATCTCGCGAAGTTTAGTCCGGAGGATTTTCTCCGGCTTTGGCCTTCGTGGTGGGCGGAAGCCCTCGGAGGGATTCTCCTCGCGGGCGTGGTGACCGCCGTGACCCTTACGGACATTTGGGAGATGCGGATCCCCTTTCGCCTGAGCGGCTACGCGCTCTTGGCGACGTATGCGTACCGCGCGGCCGCCGACCCGAGTTCGTTCCCTGCGGCGCTTCTGGGCTCTCTGGCCTTTTCCCTCGCTTTTTTCCTCGTGTACCTCGTAAGCCGCGGAGGGCTCGGCTTCGGCGACGTGGTCTTTGCCGCGGTTCTCGGTGGCTTTTTCGGCCCCGGGGGAATTTTGCCCGTGATCCTGCTCGCTTCCCTCATGGGTCTCCTCTACGCCCTCCCCCTCCTCGCCATGGGAAAGAGGACGCGGAAAGACCCCATCCCCTTTGGGCCCTTCCTCGCCGCCGCCGCGTGGGTGTGGTTTTTGTACGGGGGGGCCCTCGGGGAGTGGTACGGGAGGCTCTTCGTAGGGAGATAG
- a CDS encoding Menaquinone via futalosine step 3: MRRPRSVGLGGLHVGAIDGILEKPFRGERLELEDIVRLLESDEVEKIGRAAHRMMLRLHPEFPLTTFVVGRNINYANVCDTHCLFCAFARPKGHPEAYVLTREEILEKVRELVDVGGTEVLMQGGTHPDLGLAFYEDLLRTIKRHYPNVHLHSLSVAEVRRMAELDGLSVREVLRRLKAAGLDSLPGAGAEILDDRTRLFVSRKKGSWRLWVETMEAAHEVGLHTTATMVIGLGESLEERALHLLRLRASQDRARARGFTGYLAFILWTFQPEHTRLALLGYGSRVPPEEYLKHVAVARLALDNIPNFQASWVTMGPEVGVLSLEYGINDMGSTMMEENVVSAAGTVHAVTTNYLIDLIRSAGRLPAQRNTFYEILRVFSPGEYAERDFVYQSRKP, encoded by the coding sequence ATGCGTCGGCCCAGATCGGTCGGTTTGGGGGGACTGCACGTGGGTGCGATCGACGGGATCTTGGAGAAGCCGTTTCGCGGAGAAAGGTTGGAGCTGGAGGACATCGTCCGCCTCCTCGAATCGGACGAAGTGGAGAAAATCGGGCGCGCCGCCCATCGGATGATGCTCCGCCTTCACCCCGAGTTCCCCCTCACGACGTTTGTCGTCGGACGGAACATCAACTACGCCAACGTCTGCGACACCCACTGCTTGTTTTGCGCCTTTGCACGCCCTAAGGGCCACCCGGAAGCCTACGTGCTCACGCGCGAAGAAATCCTCGAGAAGGTGCGGGAGCTCGTCGACGTAGGGGGAACGGAAGTGCTCATGCAGGGGGGAACGCACCCCGACCTCGGTCTCGCCTTCTACGAGGACCTCCTGCGAACCATCAAGAGGCACTACCCGAACGTGCACCTCCACTCCCTCTCCGTAGCCGAGGTGCGGCGGATGGCGGAGCTGGACGGCCTTTCCGTCCGCGAGGTCCTGCGGCGGTTGAAGGCCGCAGGTCTCGATTCCCTTCCGGGGGCCGGAGCGGAGATCCTCGACGACCGGACGCGCCTCTTCGTCAGCCGGAAGAAGGGGTCTTGGCGTCTGTGGGTCGAGACCATGGAAGCGGCCCACGAAGTGGGACTGCACACGACGGCCACGATGGTCATCGGCCTCGGGGAGTCTCTGGAGGAACGCGCCCTGCACCTCCTCCGCCTTCGCGCCTCCCAGGACCGCGCCCGCGCCCGCGGCTTTACGGGATACCTCGCCTTCATCCTTTGGACGTTCCAACCGGAACACACGCGCCTCGCCCTGCTCGGGTACGGCTCCCGGGTTCCCCCGGAAGAGTACCTCAAGCACGTCGCCGTCGCCCGCCTCGCTTTGGACAACATTCCCAACTTCCAGGCGTCCTGGGTGACGATGGGGCCGGAAGTCGGCGTCCTTTCCCTCGAGTACGGGATCAACGACATGGGGTCGACGATGATGGAGGAAAACGTCGTTTCCGCCGCCGGCACCGTGCACGCCGTGACGACGAACTACCTCATCGACCTCATCCGGAGCGCAGGGCGTCTGCCCGCACAGCGCAACACGTTTTACGAAATCCTCCGCGTCTTTTCTCCCGGGGAGTACGCGGAGCGCGACTTCGTCTACCAATCCCGAAAGCCGTAG